Genomic segment of Leishmania panamensis strain MHOM/PA/94/PSC-1 chromosome 20 sequence:
cTTTTCatgatgtgcgtgtgcgtgtgcttctcctATGTGACATCGTGCTGGAAtccacccccctctttttccccatTTTCATTCATGTTTATGTGTTCGCCACAaacttctttttcttcctcatACTTACTTTTCTCTGTTGGTACTCTTTattgtcttcctcttttttctcttctcctgtaGCGCCCCCCCTCCGATGATTAAGTTTCCTTCTAAAGGCGAAAGTGGTGCGGTgaatggcgctgctgttttttttccttcttgctGTGTTTGGAGCCCTTCTCATGAGGAGGCGCATCCACCAtatttctctttttctttgtgaactgccccctctttccccgtCTACACATGTGCCTACGTGTCTCTGGGTGCGCCTTAGTATATGTTgacccttttctccctctctcgcctacGTATTCCCTGAGTGTGTCTCGCTCTATATAGTACACTGTGCGCTCCTTTCCCTTGTATATATGTCtgtgcccctctctcacgcacaaGGCGAGTATCTGTTTCTCGTgcggcacagctgccgctctttctccctaTCTCCATCTGTGATTTTagttttcctcttcgttttgTCGACTTGATTgactgtttctctctctcaaacGGTggtcttttttcttctccctgcaTTTCTTCGTTCGAGAGCAATTCGTCACTCAGAAAACCGAAGAGCGAGTAGGCAGCCCCAAACGAAAAATCGCCGAGTATACGCAATGGTTCCCATGGACGAAAAGCAAGtagcctctctctccgtgtatGGCTGCATTTGGATGTGCCCCAGCGACCCTGCGGCCCCCCTCAGGCGATGCGCTCATTTCTTgtagggagggaaggaggtaGAAGAGgcgtctgctgctgaacTTGCTTGCCTCTCCCCGGTGCTCCTTCTGCCCCACCGAGCCTGGGGATagtttttttcttttacaCGACAGAGCCACTGCTAGTGTCAGCACTTTCTGGAAGAAGTGGACTGTACTTATCGCTTTGCTCGCTTAGAGATGACAATGTACGCATCTACTTCCTTCCACTCCTTCGtactcttcctctcctcttacctctccctctgtccaCACACATCACTCTCGAGGCACCGATGCGACTGCATACGTTGATTTTTTCCTACGGTCGCTCTGACCTAACGCTTAACCCTtttgccttccctccccctatatcctaccccccccctacacacacacatacatacacgcagctgctgcatgtcttttccctttctctctttggtgtCGATGACAGGAGAGTAGACTACAGGCTCCCAAAGGAAACTACTCGTATTTTGCCCCCAAGTATCGCGAAgcaaacacaaacacaaCATAGGCAAACTATATGAAGGAGGGGAGCTTCATCAcatacccacccacacccacacccacacatacacacccacctacccacacacacacatacatagaCTCAGCTCCTTCATCCGTTTTCGCTGTCGAGCTGATTGGTTTTTACTCAGGCTACCTTTTGGCGAATACCCGGCACCTTTGgttccctctccccattgttctttgtttctttctctcttcgccggCACACCGTCCAGGCAatacgaaagaaaaagagagcagcgctCGCCACAATTCTGTGTAGATACCTCACGTGTGGGTggcttgtttttttttttccgtctCTTGTGTAGTGTGCATCATTTCCTCCGTGCGCGTGTCTCGCCACGTTGCGGTTGAGATACCAACGTGGAAAATCTTCTGTAGCTccgtttcttctttcttGGCCTCATCACGTGCCGAACGACGAGTCTCCAGGTGCGAGTGATTATCTCCGCTTTGTGGAAGCGTTTATAATTCAtctcgttcttctcttgccccctgcctcctcccacacaaACAGTCAGCCGCATTCCGACAGGCCAtcattttccctctccctgtcctttcactctcttccttccatccctttctcccccacACATTTTAATCCAGCGCTTTGCGTCGCCAAGCCCTTCCACTGCTTTGTGTACTCATTCACTACTCCGCTCTGTTCATTACGTACTGACTTCCTCTTTCTACGTGTGAcgtttctttcctttcttttccggtgtatatatattttttcgCTTCtactcttctccttttctcatCCTACACCATCTCACCCGTTTCCATCTGCATTGCTTTTTGTCAGTCTCACCTGGTGTTGTTTTCACGGTTGTGTTTTCTGACGTTATACTGCTCTGCGCgggccctctccccttccgttttctcttctcctggACTTGAGAAGCAGCTGCCTCACCCACTGCTCTCAGCGCACCTTCAGCTCTCCTTTGTCTCTTTCCAGCTGCCTCGCCGGAGTTCACGGGTCTACGGACCGCGGTCTGGAGGCGTTTTCTTGTGTGTTTAGTGCCTCGTGGAAGGAACACTCGCTGACGAAGACGCAACGAGCTGGCGCGCATAGGTAAACACAGCGCGGAGGCGCAGGTGAGGGACGGTTCAGCATTGTCTGCGCGGACGGGACTGAGGGGCAGGGCGATAAGAGAACGTACAGGCGCAAATTCACCAGTACTCAACTGACTACCCACAAACAAAGGGAACAAAGCTTAGGAGGCTCTTGAAGATCTATCTGCCATGTTTGATGAGTTTCGTGAGGATTCGGTAGAACCGCTACCGGTGGATGCCAGCAAGAACCCATCAACGCCATGGGTGAACTGGGGGCCGTCCATCGCTGGCGAGGCAACGCCGTGCTTCAAGGGTGGTTTTCTCTATCGAATTATCGATTCCAAGAAGAAACTGTGGGCGCTGTATAACGACACGTTTGTCTACGAAATGCACGCCACCTTTATCTTTGGGACTGCGTCGAACATGCagcccatcaccaccgcctcaTCCTCTGTGTCGGAGAATGGCGGCGAGGTGGATGGCAAGAACCGCGTCGTCGCCAGCGTTGAGGGCAACGGGCTTACAATCTCCATGGTTGTCTATCCGATGGAGACGATCGAGTTTGCCCGGGGCGACAAGTCGAAGTACAGCTGCCACTTCGACGGCAAGGCGCTCTCAAAAGAGTACCTTCAACTCGAAATGGCCTTGGCAAATGCCGAGCTagaagagaacaaagagAAACTTGCGAGGTACACCTGCATCGCCACGGATCCTGAGAATGTCCTGGCGCTGTGCAAAACACACCAGTTGGCGTTTATCGACCCCTCCTTCCCGCCTGGTCAGCACTCGCTTGATGGGGATCGAGGCCTGATCGCGCCGAGCGCGTGGAGGCGTCCGGAGGCATATCTGCCTCTCGCCTTGAGGCGTCAAATTCGCCTGTTTCGACATCAGGTGGCCCCCTCTGCCGCACAGCGTGGTGAGTTGGGCAATTCATGGGTGATGAGCGCAATGGCTGCGCTGGCGGAATACCCGGACCACATCAGAGATATGTTTCGGCACCCCGTCAACCCCAAAGAGACGCAGCGAGACGAGGCGGCTGGCGCGTACCGGGTTTGGTTGAACAAAGACGGTCTCTGGCAGTCGGTGCTCATCGACAGCTATCTCCCCGTGATaggcaagcagcagcgctacgcACGCAGCGCCAACGGGCCGTGCGAGATGTGGGTGTCGTATCTCGAAAAGGCGTATGCGAAGCGTTGTCACGGCTACAGTAACATCGCCGGTGGCGATCCGCTCTTTGCAATTCGCGACTTTACCGGCTTTCCCACATCGCGGCTGGACGTCCGCTTTCGCGAGTGCGTCACGGACCCGGTGAAGAGCGATATGTTCTTTCTTCGCATGGTACAGGACTACGAGAACGGATATGTTGTGCTGCTGAGTACCCCCGGCAACAGTGACCCACGCTCTGCCCATAGCGCATACAAAGAGAATGGTATTTTTGTGGGCTACGCCTATGTCGTGCTAGACGCTCGCGTGATTGAATCGCCGATATCTCGGCGGAAGAAGGtacagccgctgcggctgctgcgactgcgcaACTCGTGGGAGGCGGCCACCAAATGGAGTGGCAAGTGGTCTGCCGAGTCGCCGATGTGGCAGGAGCATCCGGAAGCATGTGAGGCGTTTCCGCAGCACAACGGAGATGGAACCTTCATAATGGAGTGGTCTGAGGTGTTGGATATCTTTGTCGGCTTCGGTGTTGTGTTCAACCACTTCGGCTACGTCGACTACCGCATTCCCTTCGAGTTCCATGGCTCCGTGCCGGACTTGTGTCTCGAGATTCACGTGACGGAGCTGACAACGCTGACGCTCATTCTGTCGCAGCCAGACAACAAAGGCACAATGAGGGAGTCGGAGGACTACAACCCCATCATGATTTCCATAgctggcgccaccaccaccaccacgagcCCGGTTTTCCAGGACAGCAGTATGCGTAGTAGCGGGGCCTCAAGTCACACCATGATGGTAGGCAGTGCGCAGCTAGTGGCTCAGCATTACTCTATCCTTGTCAATTCCTCTGCGGACGCCGAGACTCCATCGAAGAGTTTTACATTCTTGCAAGGCCGCGACATCAGCGCTATATACACGTTCATCCCAGAACAGTCGCCATACCTCGTCGTACCACGTCTACTTGTGCAACAGCCTAGCCGCATCAATGAGGTGAGTGCGTCCAGTACGGCTGCGCTCTCAGCGTCAAACAGAGCTGTGACGCGGCCGTGTGTGCTCGGCGTTCTTTCACAGCTTGCCCTCACCCTCTATGGGCAGGCGCACGTTCGTCTGCGCAAGTTGCCAGCGAAAAGTCCTGTCTTCGATAACTACCTCAGCTTCACCAACAACTCCGTAGAGGTTGAGAAGACTTTCTATGTGAAATGCTCTGGCGCCAGTGTGGTGGAGCGTCGTGCGTCAGAGCTGAAGTAGATAGACCAGAGAGTGACCTAGCCATTGGATGGAGAGGGTATTTGAGAATCAGAGGAGGAAACACATTAATGAGCAGCGTTGTACCGCGGCTTCgtgagagaacgagaaggcAGGCAGGTTTACAGCAGTTTTCCACTTGTGGTTGAAAGCACTTTTCATAACTATAGGAAGAAGGTGAAGTGCAGGAGAGGGATAAggcgagaaagggaagggggatcGTGGTTTTGCTGTCCAAGAGGATTGATATGGATAGCGCTCTGCCTTACCCGCTCCAACTTTTGTGCGTCGTCTTATCTAGGCCCACTTCCCCGTTCcacgcttctcctccctctctccccacttggttccttctcctcttaTAGGCTCCCGATGGCGATGCTGTGTGTacggcgcgtgcgtgctgcgacgcacgcctcttcctttcctctcttttttccacTTTCTGGTTTCATTGCGCTTTCTCGCCAtcaacagcaacgacgcaggagaaaagaaacaggaaaagagaggtcTTCCCTGCTTCTTTTCTCCTGCGTTCTTTTGTGGCTCTTCTCTTGTCTtgtcccctctctttcctgaTGGAAAcagaaaggcgaagaagaaataCAGGAGacagaagaggcagagagcatCAGTAGTTTTGTGGAGTGATATGCATGCCAGCCACCAAGCGATCACTTCAGATGGGTAGTGaaacaacaaagaaagaaaaactgTTTTCTCATGTCACTGCACGTCTCTCCTTCCCACATGTCTGGGTGTATAACTACTGGGGCTACTGCGCGCCTGCGTGTCAGTGCTGGTTATAGGGTATGCAGCTGCTGGGATAGCACTGCGGTGCTGTGGTAATTAAGCTCTGTggagcaagcgagagagttggaaaaacaaagaaaaagagcaaggGCATACGCGCAACCGGAAAGAAACGCGTCTACAGAGATCAACACAGCTGAAAAGAGCCAGAAGAGTGTCgacgccttctctctctttcgctcacGTTTACAGTgcgaagagaggggcacaTCGGTGATCttcaagagagaaaaaaacaaaaaggaagaggaatTAGAAAGTGCTTGTACGCCTGTGCAGAACACAAATGTCcattttttctccttttgtgGTCATTGCAAATCCCTCCAACGAAAAGCAAAACAAGCGAACATGTATGAGTTCCGTTGTTGATAGGTAAGCGAGTGTACTGTTatgcgcctctctccgtcactctcccttcctcatcATCTATTTCCTCCGTGTGGACGTATGTATGCGTGCTATTGTGCACGTCGggccttttttccttttcgcgcTTCTCTTTGTGTTTGCGCTTTGTAAATTCTCATGTCTTCGtgcctttctttttgttgaatttcctttccttttcgtgtTTGTCTTGTTTCGCTCGTTGCGGCAGACGACagggtggtggtagtggtggtggtggtggggggaggaaacCGAATAACATAGCAGCAGACGCAACAGTGAACAGTAATGACTCGCAACAAACTCCCCTGAGgctcttccttcttttcgtcctctctcttacCCTGTTCTGCTGATGTGTTCTCGTTGTCTACACGCCTTcaccttcctctttctttccatGTGCCTGACTCctctgtgtttctttttgtgtcCTTGAAAAATGACGAGGGGGTGCAAAGAAAAAGGTACGAtcggtaggggggggggcggttGAATCCACAAAGGCAGCGAAGCAAGTAAAAGGGGATGGCCGTAGGcatgaaagggggggggctgagaaaagaaaaaaaacctCCTCTTTGTGTCCCCACTGagcggaggaaaggggagttTCAGAGGCAGACGTGACAGAGGAATAGCAGAGGGTCGTGGTAGGGGCTGCTATCtagcaccaccacacacttctttggtgtgtgtgtgtgtccttctCCTGTTTTCTGTGGCAGTTGCTCTT
This window contains:
- a CDS encoding calpain-like cysteine peptidase, putative (TriTrypDB/GeneDB-style sysID: LpmP.20.5380), translated to MFDEFREDSVEPLPVDASKNPSTPWVNWGPSIAGEATPCFKGGFLYRIIDSKKKLWALYNDTFVYEMHATFIFGTASNMQPITTASSSVSENGGEVDGKNRVVASVEGNGLTISMVVYPMETIEFARGDKSKYSCHFDGKALSKEYLQLEMALANAELEENKEKLARYTCIATDPENVLALCKTHQLAFIDPSFPPGQHSLDGDRGLIAPSAWRRPEAYLPLALRRQIRLFRHQVAPSAAQRGELGNSWVMSAMAALAEYPDHIRDMFRHPVNPKETQRDEAAGAYRVWLNKDGLWQSVLIDSYLPVIGKQQRYARSANGPCEMWVSYLEKAYAKRCHGYSNIAGGDPLFAIRDFTGFPTSRLDVRFRECVTDPVKSDMFFLRMVQDYENGYVVLLSTPGNSDPRSAHSAYKENGIFVGYAYVVLDARVIESPISRRKKVQPLRLLRLRNSWEAATKWSGKWSAESPMWQEHPEACEAFPQHNGDGTFIMEWSEVLDIFVGFGVVFNHFGYVDYRIPFEFHGSVPDLCLEIHVTELTTLTLILSQPDNKGTMRESEDYNPIMISIAGATTTTTSPVFQDSSMRSSGASSHTMMVGSAQLVAQHYSILVNSSADAETPSKSFTFLQGRDISAIYTFIPEQSPYLVVPRLLVQQPSRINEVSASSTAALSASNRAVTRPCVLGVLSQLALTLYGQAHVRLRKLPAKSPVFDNYLSFTNNSVEVEKTFYVKCSGASVVERRASELK